A region of the Primulina eburnea isolate SZY01 chromosome 7, ASM2296580v1, whole genome shotgun sequence genome:
TTCGAGTCCAGTTCAAGTTTCAATTATATGTGTTTAGAAGAATGAAAAATAACAATTATTTTTGTCAATACATATCCAAACTTGAGCTCGAACTCAAGAATTATATGATAAAATTCAGACTTTCGGGCTTTTCAAGTTCGAGTTACTCGATATATACACGAGTCATGAACGAACTTGAAATGAATTAATAAATCATGTTCAAGCTCAAACtcgaataaataaaatttaaattgagTTGAAATCAAGAAGTATGGTTCTCGAGCTAACCCGGCTCATGTGCCGCCCTAGTTTTAATTATGTAGTAAAGAATTTTGTGTGTGATGCTGGCATAAAattatactaatataaatttatgtaataagtttatgtttttgtgtataatatatttttatttcaaaaaacaGGTTTAGTTTTATGATTTTTCTAAGaaaaaacattcttaaatataatataaatttatgtaATAAGTTAATGTTTTTgtgtataatatatttttatttcaaaaaacaGGTTTAGTTTTATGATTTTTCTACGAAAAAACATTCTTAAACATTCGATATAATATGAATTTTCACATTTTAATGATGTATATAAAAATTGAAAAGTTATCTTTTATAATATAAGATGGTTGAGAAAaagattaaaataaaattggcAATATATACtacaattattaataaatacacGTAATGAGATTTATAAATCAAATACAATGTTGggtaaaattttgaattttttttaacattccAAAATTGCTTACTATGATACCCTCATTTTTATAATACGAGATAGATATTTTGTTCTtggattaatttttaaaaataattacaaTTTAGCTCCCTATTTTGTTAGTCCAAAATAATTCTGCTCCCTCTTTGTGGTGTGACAGAAATAACTTTCCAACTTGGAAATGTAAATACCCACTACCAGTAAATGTACATAAAAACTGAGAAATCAAACGTATCTGATCCAACGGCCAGAAAAAAAATCCGTTCAATCTTAAACTCAAAAGACTAGTAGCCAAAAttaaaagagtaggtctctatGAGAtgatctcatgaatctttatctgtgagacgggtcaaccctaacgatattcagaataaaaagttatactcttaacataaaaagtaatatttttcatgaatgacccaaataagatatctctCACAaattacgacccgtgaaaccgtctcacgcaagtttttgccaaaccaAAAACATTGATCGACTAAATTGAATCTCCATTTTGTGCCTCCCCAACCCCCTAGatttagaaatatatatataaaaagtaATTATTGATCTAAATATGGAATGCTCATGCTTGAGCCCACAAATTTTTTTTCAGAATCCCAAGGATAATGCCCTCTCTTAGATTGAAACTAAAATCTCTTCTCCCTAATATTCTCGAAACTTGAACTGCATTAAACAATCATTTTAAATATCGTTTGAAATTATTGATAAGATAATacaaatataatataacaaattttaaattgatttaatatttaatttgattgatcaataataattatttaatttgattgataaatttacAATAAGATGATAActtatcattttttaaaataattaataaaatattaataatattatttattaaagataataatataatttaaattcaattaaatataaattatcaaAAGATCAgttgtttatatcttgaaacTATGCCTTAAATGATTGGATTCAGAGGTGAAAACTTGCATTCATTTAGAGCAAGAAGCAACGGGAATGTGCAACTGCACTCTACTTATTTACAAATTTACACACACCAAGTCTATTCTTCTTACTTATACATTCACAGTTTAGCTATACTCCATACAAAAGATGCTAAGACAAACACAAGTTTACAGCAGTATGACGACGAACACAAGGTTACAGCAGTCACAGGTTATATATCCATACCATCGAATATTTCCCCATCTTCCTCACGACTCAACTCATCAACAAAAAACCATTCTCCCGCCAAGTTGCTGTGACAAAAGGGCGATGATTAGGCCAAGATAGATTTACGTCATAGATGACAAATTATGAGATACATCTAATTTACCTTAAACAGCTAAAGCGAAAGCTCACAACACGCTTGAGCTTTCTATTGTAGAAAAAGAAATGGTACGACCATCTGAAAGagcaaataaatcataataTAGAAAAGGAAAGAAACATATATAAAGATCGAGTTAAGTAATGTAACAAGGGAATGGCCCAATTATGTGGAAAGTTACATGTCTCCTTTTTCAAGGAATGGATCTGCTTCAGCCTCCGGATTGTAACTATATATTTCACATTCTGCTAGCTTCACAACCTGCATCAAGAACTCGTCAATGAACCCGCACCTCGATTTTAAACTTAGAATGCAACTTAAGTTATCTAATACGCCAACAGCTAGAGcttccatttttttttctaCTCTGTTTTTCATATAAAGTGTACCTCATCCAATGCCTTGTACAAGGTCTCCGGCAGGGGTAAACCCTCTTTATCCTTGAGCCACTCCTGCAATTCCAAAGTTTGCAGAAACGAGGTAAGACACTCAAGTCAATACAACCAGTGTAGCGTATCAGAGGTGCTACTCCTGAAGATCCAAATTTATGACACTGAAAAGACCAAGACAATGCATGGCTTCATTTTCCAAACCTCATTTCCATTCCTGGAAATACAACCAAATGTATATCACAccatcattttcattttcttccccTGATATTCAAATTTCGCTACATAGTTAATTACATAAAATCCGAAGCATAATtctatttttaagttatattcgCATCTCTCTCCAAAAATACTCTATTTTGATATTATGTTTTGAACCAACGGGctacattttaaattttaacatACCCTACAAGGTAGAAAGCTTCTTTCCTCCACACTTCAGATAATTTTGAGTAAAGAAAATACCTTAGATGCCTCAAACATGTAAACATCAAATATCTGCTTAAAACTGTCCCAGCTTTCTTCAGTGAAAAACTCATGAGCTCTCACTGCACTGGTAAACCAAAAGTTGACAGATTGTAGCATGAAACAGGAAACCGTAAAAAAGTATCAATTTAGGGCAATAACTAAGATATAATATCAAGTTTATGTGGGAAGTGGAGATACTTGAAATCTCAGCTCCTAGAAGAGCGACAGTGATCTCAACTGTCTGTCAAACCATCTGACAACACTCCCAAAGTTTTCAAGGTCGGATTACACAGCGGGATGCCATGACGCAAAAAAAGCTGACAGTGGCATTACCCATAATCCTCCTCTCACATAACAAAATCTGGTATAACATTAGATACAGAGTTACCTGAAGTCATAATCTGGATACAGATGATTAAGAGTAAGAAGCAGATAAATCAACGTCTTTCGGCTGCAGCATAAAAATAAGAAATTGAAGCACAAATAAAGGGAAATAATGCACAGGTGACCATAGCTTATTTGATTTTGCAACCTGGATCTACTAAATAGATATTCAACAGGGGAAGAAGATTCTGTATCCGAAGATTTTCCAAGAtaatcaagaatctgtattaAAACATGAGAAGGAAAAAAGGATCATTAGCGACTTGAGCAAAAGCAGGACTCATTACGAAATGAGATGAATTCTACAGAACGCAAATTGAGAAAGTGAAAACATAGAGACAAGACAAAAGAGCATAATGAACAGCTCGCAGGCTCACAAGACAACAAAAATTTATAACGAAAAGACACTTAGGGTGAAATAGCATAACCAGTTTGATTAGACTGCCACGACAATGTATGAGAAGTGAGAACCACATGTATTTGGAAAAAGAAGTTATCACAGAAAGAATCATTTTGTCATTGGGCCACATGGACACTCGACCCAACAAACAGCCTATCATGAGCAAGGAGATCGCAGTCTGTCGATGAGCAGTGCTTCAAACAATTAGCCGCCAGAGCTGGATCATTATCAAGCGAAAGCAAGGTCCGGATATTTATCATCAGCTAACAGGAACATATTGCAGTGGAGGTTGAGCTTCAAATCCCGAAACCTTAAATTATCAAAATAGGTCAACAAGGGAGCAAGACTCAAAAGGTTAACCACACGACAAATTCACAAATTATGCAAGCAAAGCTCCCCGACAAGAAATCTATTACACGGGACCATAACCGATTGCTATCCttgttggacttttcttctgcGATCTCCTTGCTCGTGTTGGGCTGCTTGGGTCAAGTGTGCATTTGGCCCATGATACATTTATCCTCACTTGAAAGCCCGTGATTAAATATGTAGGGAAAAGCTAAACTGAAACTATGTCAATGAAATTGAACTCACCTCATTCTCCAAACTGAGAGAGAGCTTCTTATCTGTTCCCGTATGTTTACCTATAAAACACAAAGCAAACAGAACCCAAGTTTTTTATTTTCACATCCAAGCATAttttttttgataggaaacATCCAAGCATATTGTTTACTCCTTATTTGAATAATACATACAAGAATAAGCTTCAAGGCATCCTTTGATCGTTCGTTCTCCAAGATTCAAATGGCTCAAGAAATGATTGATTCTACGGAGACAAAATAGTAGTGATAATTGTTCCAGAGAAAATCAATGAGGAAAGCAAAATTTGAAGCATGGCATGCAAACATATAGTCCGTACTAGTATGGAAAGTTTGTGGTAAAATGAATGATTCCATCAAATCTTTAAATCTTACCGATCTAGCGGTGTGTATTCCAAGTACTTCATAATGGATATATCTCACCACGCTGCACTGGAttttatgcaggttgcaaaagTTATAATGGGGCCACTGTATCAAGATAAGATTCACAAAACTTCTTTTCACCATTAATTGGTTTTAAAGTTACACTCAGAGTCATGTACATCAGTTAGTCATAACTCagactaaatttttttaaaaaaattaccatTATTCATCATAATACATTTGCTAAAGATTCAACAGTCTGTTTAGACCTTTCTTTTTAAAACTTATATTCTGGGTCGAAGCAGACAGATTAAAGGCACATAATAAGGCAAAACTTATGTTCGGGGTCAAAGTAGAAGGATAAAAGGCACAAATTAGGTAAAATTTATGTTTTCAACTAAAATGACTAATACTGAACCAGATACTCGGTTCTTAAATTTCCTCCAGTTGGCCATGGAAACCACAAAGTACAGTTTAACAAGCAAACATAAAAAAACACAGCACTTAACAATCTACGCTCATCCATATTTCCCAGAACTTTCTACTACCGATTAGTTATTCTAGCCCACAACACTGGTCACATGGACATTTTATCAGACATACGGTACAACAAT
Encoded here:
- the LOC140837239 gene encoding uncharacterized protein, whose protein sequence is MKYLEYTPLDRINHFLSHLNLGERTIKGCLEAYSCKHTGTDKKLSLSLENEILDYLGKSSDTESSSPVEYLFSRSSRKTLIYLLLTLNHLYPDYDFSAVRAHEFFTEESWDSFKQIFDVYMFEASKEWLKDKEGLPLPETLYKALDEVVKLAECEIYSYNPEAEADPFLEKGDIWSYHFFFYNRKLKRVVSFRFSCLSNLAGEWFFVDELSREEDGEIFDGMDI